Proteins encoded by one window of Lycium barbarum isolate Lr01 chromosome 11, ASM1917538v2, whole genome shotgun sequence:
- the LOC132617656 gene encoding cytidine deaminase 1-like — protein sequence MMDAVKFVVEASEAESLTNKLGLPSVHHLLPALVQPAQSLARPPISNYPVAAVGLGSDGRLFLGVNLEFPGVPLHHSVHAEQFLITNLAVHRCPRLLAFAVSAAPCGHCRQFLQETRNSSDIKIHITSTQNNPDMFEPLRDILPNPFGPFDLLDDETPLLLERHNNGLSLSEDLCNGFSVNSGNLSNGSNKNEISVNSGNLSNVYEISGNSGNLSNGYEISVNSGNLSNGSDKNGSTLLRIAASEAANDSHAPYSGCPSGVALMDCEGKIYRGSYVESAAYNPSLGPVQAALVAFVARGGGGYEQIVAAALVEKEGAKVRQEDTARLFLKLVSPKCDLKVFHCCFAENGCKKIDD from the coding sequence ATGATGGATGCAGTAAAATTTGTGGTGGAGGCGTCAGAGGCAGAGTCCCTTACCAATAAACTAGGCCTACCTTCTGTCCACCACCTCCTCCCTGCCTTAGTTCAACCCGCTCAATCCCTAGCCCGTCCACCTATCTCCAACTACCCTGTCGCCGCAGTTGGTCTAGGATCTGACGGTCGTCTCTTCCTCGGTGTTAACCTTGAATTCCCTGGAGTACCCCTTCACCACTCTGTCCACGCCGAACAGTTTCTTATAACCAATCTCGCTGTCCACCGCTGCCCCCGCCTCCTTGCATTTGCTGTCTCGGCTGCCCCCTGTGGCCACTGTCGACAGTTCCTTCAAGAAACACGTAACTCTTCTGATATCAAAATCCATATCACATCCACTCAAAACAATCCTGACATGTTTGAACCGTTGCGTGATATCTTGCCTAACCCGTTTGGTCCGTTTGATTTGTTGGATGATGAAACTCCTTTGCTCCTTGAGAGGCATAACAACGGTTTATCCCTCTCCGAAGATCTGTGCAATGGGTTTTCAGTGAATTCGGGAAATCTAAGCAATGGTTCTAACAAGAATGAGATTTCAGTGAATTCGGGAAATCTGAGCAATGTTTATGAGATTTCAGGGAATTCGGGAAATCTGAGCAATGGTTATGAGATTTCAGTGAATTCGGGAAATCTAAGCAATGGTTCTGACAAAAACGGGAGTACCCTTTTAAGGATTGCAGCATCGGAAGCTGCTAACGATTCACACGCACCGTACAGTGGGTGTCCATCAGGGGTGGCACTTATGGATTGTGAGGGGAAGATATATAGAGGTTCTTATGTGGAATCTGCTGCTTATAATCCAAGTTTAGGGCCAGTGCAAGCGGCATTGGTGGCTTTTGTTGCCAGAGGTGGTGGTGGATATGAACAGATTGTGGCGGCGGCTTTGGTGGAGAAGGAAGGTGCAAAGGTAAGGCAAGAGGATACTGCTAGGCTGTTTCTCAAGTTGGTTTCTCCTAAATGTGACTTGAAGGTGTTTCATTGCTGTTTTGCTGAAAATGGGTGTAAAAAGATTGATGATTGA